In one Ischnura elegans chromosome 13, ioIscEleg1.1, whole genome shotgun sequence genomic region, the following are encoded:
- the LOC124170273 gene encoding uncharacterized protein C05D11.13-like isoform X2: MSNYLNVSIPESVQNLHPAYHPGIGELPICVPKPEPPQTSLLVVGAYNNNNVEAPGQTVDQKPSMTARAVETRNRRQFETPEQREARLQRQREANRRRRESETEEQRMLRLMANRRRLANESFERRQARLADLSRRQKQRLANETPEQRAARLAYLSRRQKERRANIMATRTRTKYNGGACNTGVQTCCRCECMNKVDNGQSMGRENQE; this comes from the exons ATGTCGAATTATTTAAACGTGTCCATCCCCGAGTCGGTGCAGAACTTACATCCGGCTTATCACCCGGGGATCGGAGAGTTACCTATTTGTGTTCCGAAACCAGAACCGCCACAGACTTCTTTGCTGGTCGTCGGCgcgtacaataataataatgttgaggCGCCGGGTCAAACTGTGGACCAGAAGCCTTCGATGACCGCGAGAGCTGTCGAGACGAGGAACAGAAGACAATTCGAGACACCGGAGCAGCGAGAAGCGAGGCTACAAAGACAGCGCGAAGCCAACAG GAGGCGGAGGGAGTCGGAGACGGAGGAGCAGAGGATGCTTCGGCTGATGGCCAACAGGCGGCGCCTCGCCAACGAGAGCTTCGAGCGTCGGCAGGCGCGGTTGGCCGACCTGTCACGGCGCCAGAAGCAGCGGCTGGCCAACGAGACGCCCGAGCAGCGTGCCGCGAGGCTTGCGTACCTGTCCAGGCGGCAGAAGGAGCGTCGGGCCAACATCATGGCGACGAGGACGCGCACAAAGTACAACGGGGGGGCATGCAACACGGGCGTGCAGACGTGCTGCCGCTGCGAGTGCATGAACAAAGTGGACAACGGCCAGTCGATGGGACGAGAAAACCaggagtga
- the LOC124170273 gene encoding uncharacterized protein C05D11.13-like isoform X1, whose protein sequence is MSNYLNVSIPESVQNLHPAYHPGIGELPICVPKPEPPQTSLLVVGAYNNNNVEAPGQTVDQKPSMTARAVETRNRRQFETPEQREARLQRQREANSNRRRRESETEEQRMLRLMANRRRLANESFERRQARLADLSRRQKQRLANETPEQRAARLAYLSRRQKERRANIMATRTRTKYNGGACNTGVQTCCRCECMNKVDNGQSMGRENQE, encoded by the exons ATGTCGAATTATTTAAACGTGTCCATCCCCGAGTCGGTGCAGAACTTACATCCGGCTTATCACCCGGGGATCGGAGAGTTACCTATTTGTGTTCCGAAACCAGAACCGCCACAGACTTCTTTGCTGGTCGTCGGCgcgtacaataataataatgttgaggCGCCGGGTCAAACTGTGGACCAGAAGCCTTCGATGACCGCGAGAGCTGTCGAGACGAGGAACAGAAGACAATTCGAGACACCGGAGCAGCGAGAAGCGAGGCTACAAAGACAGCGCGAAGCCAACAG CAACAGGAGGCGGAGGGAGTCGGAGACGGAGGAGCAGAGGATGCTTCGGCTGATGGCCAACAGGCGGCGCCTCGCCAACGAGAGCTTCGAGCGTCGGCAGGCGCGGTTGGCCGACCTGTCACGGCGCCAGAAGCAGCGGCTGGCCAACGAGACGCCCGAGCAGCGTGCCGCGAGGCTTGCGTACCTGTCCAGGCGGCAGAAGGAGCGTCGGGCCAACATCATGGCGACGAGGACGCGCACAAAGTACAACGGGGGGGCATGCAACACGGGCGTGCAGACGTGCTGCCGCTGCGAGTGCATGAACAAAGTGGACAACGGCCAGTCGATGGGACGAGAAAACCaggagtga